From one Bacteroides eggerthii genomic stretch:
- a CDS encoding ATP-dependent Clp protease ATP-binding subunit, translated as MNNQFSQRVSDIITYSKEEANRLRNRYIGPEHLLLGMLRDGGGKAIEILMRLDIDLKKVKKRIESFLREAEDDTLLPDADVPLSPMAAKILKMCILEARVLKSATADTEHVLLAILKDGDNLAATVLEENRVNYQFVFEQLTMQSTNPNAGMGFQEEDEEDEEDMNMSHSSRSAGMGTASSAQTASKQPSNDTPVLDNFGMDMTRAAEEGKLDPVVGREREIERLAQILSRRKKNNPVLIGEPGVGKSAIVEGLALRIVQKKVSRILFDKRVVMLDMASVVAGTKYRGQFEERIRSIINELQKNPNIILFIDEIHTIVGAGAAAGSMDAANMLKPALARGEIQCIGATTLDEYRKNIEKDGALERRFQKVIVEPTTPEETLQILKNIKEKYEEHHNVDYTDEALEACVKLSDRYVTDRNFPDKAIDALDEAGSRVHLMNINVPKEIEVQEKLIEDARVLKAEAVKSQNFELAASYRDREKELSVHLDEMKAEWEARLKDDRQTVGEEEIANVISMMSGVPVQRMAQAEGIKLAGMKEDLQAKVVAQDTAIEKLTKAILRSRVGLKDPNRPIGTFMFLGPTGVGKTHLAKQLAKYMFGSSDALIRIDMSEYMEKYTVSRMIGAAPGYVGYEEGGQLTEKVRRKPYSIVLLDEIEKAHPDVFNILLQVLDEGRLTDNYGRTIDFKNTVIIMTSNIGTRQLKEFGRGVGFAAQARTDDNEHSRSVIQKALNKTFAPEFLNRLDEIITFDQLSLDAITKIVDIELKGLYGRVEAIGYKMVVDDEAKRFLATKGYDVQFGARPLKRAIQNYLEDGLSELIISAGLQPGDTINVSVNKEKDELNITKA; from the coding sequence ATGAACAATCAATTTTCACAAAGAGTTTCTGATATAATAACTTATAGCAAGGAAGAAGCTAATAGGTTGAGAAATAGATATATCGGTCCTGAACATCTCCTACTTGGTATGTTGCGTGACGGCGGTGGAAAGGCTATCGAAATATTGATGAGACTCGATATAGACTTGAAAAAGGTGAAGAAGCGTATCGAAAGTTTTTTGAGAGAGGCTGAAGATGACACCCTATTACCGGATGCAGATGTTCCATTGTCTCCAATGGCTGCTAAGATATTGAAAATGTGTATTTTGGAAGCACGTGTCTTGAAAAGTGCAACTGCCGATACTGAGCATGTATTATTGGCTATATTGAAAGATGGAGATAATTTGGCTGCTACTGTCCTGGAAGAAAATCGTGTAAACTATCAGTTTGTATTCGAGCAGCTTACAATGCAATCTACTAATCCGAACGCAGGAATGGGATTTCAGGAAGAAGATGAAGAGGATGAAGAAGACATGAATATGTCTCATTCTTCCCGTAGCGCAGGAATGGGAACGGCTTCTTCTGCACAAACAGCATCAAAGCAACCCTCTAATGATACTCCGGTATTGGATAATTTCGGTATGGATATGACTCGTGCAGCTGAGGAAGGTAAACTTGATCCTGTGGTTGGGCGTGAACGTGAAATAGAGCGCTTGGCGCAGATTTTGAGCCGTCGTAAGAAAAACAATCCAGTGCTGATTGGCGAACCGGGAGTTGGCAAATCGGCTATTGTAGAGGGACTGGCATTGCGTATTGTCCAAAAGAAGGTATCTCGTATCCTATTTGATAAACGGGTTGTTATGCTTGACATGGCTTCTGTTGTGGCTGGAACTAAATATCGCGGGCAATTTGAAGAGCGTATACGTTCTATTATTAATGAATTGCAGAAGAACCCGAATATAATTCTATTTATAGATGAAATTCATACTATTGTAGGTGCTGGTGCCGCTGCAGGTTCTATGGATGCGGCTAATATGCTGAAACCGGCCTTGGCTCGTGGTGAAATACAATGCATCGGTGCTACAACTCTTGATGAATACAGAAAGAATATAGAAAAAGATGGAGCTTTGGAACGTCGTTTTCAAAAAGTGATTGTAGAGCCCACAACTCCGGAGGAAACCCTTCAAATATTAAAAAATATAAAAGAAAAGTATGAAGAGCATCATAATGTTGATTATACAGATGAAGCGTTGGAGGCATGTGTCAAGTTGTCAGACCGTTATGTAACTGATCGCAACTTTCCTGATAAAGCTATTGATGCTTTGGATGAAGCCGGTTCACGCGTGCATCTAATGAACATAAATGTTCCTAAAGAAATTGAGGTACAGGAAAAGCTAATAGAAGACGCACGTGTTTTGAAGGCTGAAGCGGTGAAATCTCAGAACTTTGAATTGGCTGCTAGTTATCGGGATAGAGAGAAAGAACTTTCTGTTCATTTGGATGAAATGAAAGCTGAATGGGAAGCGCGTCTCAAAGATGATCGCCAAACTGTTGGTGAGGAAGAAATAGCCAATGTAATTTCAATGATGTCTGGGGTACCGGTGCAGCGTATGGCTCAAGCGGAAGGTATCAAACTGGCTGGCATGAAAGAAGATTTGCAAGCCAAGGTTGTGGCACAAGACACTGCTATTGAAAAGCTTACCAAAGCAATATTGCGCAGTCGTGTAGGATTGAAAGACCCTAATCGTCCCATTGGTACATTTATGTTTCTTGGTCCTACCGGTGTAGGCAAAACACACTTGGCAAAACAGCTGGCTAAATACATGTTCGGTTCCAGCGATGCGTTGATACGTATCGATATGAGTGAGTATATGGAAAAATATACGGTGTCTCGTATGATTGGTGCGGCTCCGGGATATGTCGGTTATGAAGAAGGCGGACAGTTGACGGAGAAAGTACGCCGCAAACCTTATTCCATAGTGTTGCTTGATGAAATTGAGAAGGCGCATCCGGATGTTTTCAACATCTTGTTGCAGGTATTGGATGAAGGGCGTCTTACTGACAATTATGGCAGAACCATTGATTTCAAGAATACTGTGATTATTATGACCTCCAATATTGGAACCCGCCAATTGAAAGAATTCGGTCGTGGTGTGGGATTTGCGGCGCAAGCTCGTACGGATGATAACGAACATTCGCGTAGTGTGATTCAAAAGGCGTTGAATAAGACTTTTGCTCCTGAGTTCTTGAACCGTTTGGATGAAATCATAACGTTTGACCAGCTTTCACTGGATGCTATTACAAAAATTGTAGATATAGAGTTGAAAGGCTTGTATGGGCGTGTTGAAGCTATTGGCTATAAGATGGTTGTGGATGATGAAGCCAAAAGATTTCTTGCAACGAAAGGTTATGATGTACAATTTGGTGCTCGTCCGTTGAAACGAGCCATTCAGAATTATTTGGAAGATGGACTTTCGGAACTTATTATTTCGGCTGGGTTACAACCGGGAGATACGATTAACGTTTCTGTAAATAAGGAGAAAGATGAGTTGAATATAACCAAAGCGTAA
- a CDS encoding tetratricopeptide repeat protein codes for MKRVLFSMVLLLAVGFTFAQEKSVKEAKSIANEVKPDFAQAEKLINGALTNTETKDNAETWDVAGFIQKRINEKEMENAYLRKPYDTLKVYNSALNMCKYYFKCDELAQIPNEKGKIKNKYRKSNSAAILAARPNLINGGIQYFNLDKNKEALDFFATYVDIAANPMFEKENLLQTDTVLPQIAYYASLAAAKMEDYPNVLKYAPYAKEDKEVGKYAMEFISTALKAQGDTIKWIASLKDGIQKYPEHSFFFGHLIDYYSNSNKFDEAMQFADDMLAKDPNNTFYLYVKGYLYHNMKDYDKAIEFYKKTIEVDPNYAEAYSNLGLIYCLQAQDFSEKATTDVNNPKYKDDQATLKAFYEKARPNYEKAKELKPDQKDLWLNGLYRVYYNLQMGPEFDAIEKLMQ; via the coding sequence ATGAAAAGAGTACTATTTTCAATGGTCTTACTACTTGCAGTAGGCTTCACTTTCGCTCAAGAAAAAAGCGTAAAAGAAGCTAAGAGCATTGCTAACGAAGTAAAACCAGACTTTGCCCAAGCAGAGAAACTTATCAACGGAGCTTTGACCAACACTGAAACGAAGGACAATGCCGAAACATGGGACGTAGCAGGCTTTATTCAAAAAAGAATCAATGAAAAAGAAATGGAAAATGCATATTTGAGAAAGCCTTATGACACTCTTAAAGTATATAATAGCGCACTGAACATGTGTAAATATTACTTTAAGTGTGACGAACTTGCACAAATACCCAATGAAAAAGGTAAAATCAAGAATAAATACAGAAAATCAAATAGCGCCGCTATATTAGCAGCACGTCCTAATTTGATTAATGGCGGTATTCAATATTTCAATTTGGATAAGAATAAAGAAGCTCTTGATTTTTTTGCAACTTATGTAGATATTGCTGCCAATCCAATGTTTGAAAAGGAAAATCTGCTTCAAACAGATACTGTATTACCTCAAATTGCTTATTATGCAAGTTTAGCCGCTGCCAAAATGGAAGATTATCCTAATGTCTTGAAATATGCTCCATATGCAAAAGAAGACAAGGAGGTAGGGAAGTATGCCATGGAATTCATTTCTACAGCATTAAAAGCTCAAGGCGATACTATTAAATGGATTGCTTCTTTAAAAGATGGCATTCAAAAATATCCGGAACATTCATTCTTTTTTGGTCATCTGATTGATTATTATAGCAATAGCAATAAGTTTGATGAAGCAATGCAATTTGCAGACGACATGCTGGCTAAGGATCCTAACAACACATTCTATTTATATGTGAAAGGGTATCTCTATCATAATATGAAAGATTATGATAAGGCCATTGAATTCTATAAAAAGACTATTGAAGTTGATCCTAACTATGCAGAAGCATATTCAAACTTAGGTCTGATTTACTGTTTACAGGCACAGGATTTCTCAGAAAAAGCAACTACTGATGTCAATAATCCTAAATATAAAGATGATCAGGCTACATTAAAAGCTTTTTATGAAAAGGCAAGACCTAATTATGAAAAAGCAAAAGAATTGAAACCTGACCAAAAAGATTTGTGGTTAAATGGATTGTATCGAGTTTACTACAATCTGCAAATGGGTCCTGAATTTGATGCGATAGAGAAGTTAATGCAATAA
- the htpG gene encoding molecular chaperone HtpG — protein sequence MQKGNIGVTTENIFPVIKKFLYSDHEIFLRELVSNAVDATQKLKTLASIGEFKGEVGDLTVRVSLGKDTITVSDHGIGLTAEEIDKYINQIAFSGANDFLEKYKNDANAIIGHFGLGFYSAFMVAKKVEIITKSHQEGAKAVKWTCDGSPEFTIEDTEKAERGTDIVLYIDDDCKEFLEETRISSLLKKYCSFLPIPVAFGKKKEWKDGKQVETEEDNIINDANPLWTLKPSELKDEDYKKFYRDLYPMSDEPLFWIHLNVDYPFHLTGILYFPKVKSNIELNKNKIQLYCNQVYVTDSVEGIVPDFLTLLHGVLDSPDIPLNVSRSYLQSDSNVKKISTYITKKVSDRLQSIFKNDRKQFEEKWNDLKIFINYGMLTQEDFYDRAKDFALLTDTDNKHYTFEEYKTLIKDNQTDKDGNLIYLYANNKDEQYSYIEAAKNKGYNVLLMNGQLDVAMVSMLEQKFEKVRFTRVDSDVIDNLIVKEDKKNDVLDAGKQEALSAIFKSQLPQIEKTEFSIMAQSLGENASPVMITQSEYMRRMKEMANIQAGMSFYGEMPDMFNLVLNADHKLVKEILDDEDRECTAAIAPVQKEMDDINNRRNELKKKQEGKKDEEISTVEKDEVDSLDKKWEELKAQKESLFANYAAHNKVVRQLIDLALLQNGMLKGEALNNFVKRSIDLIK from the coding sequence ATGCAAAAAGGAAATATTGGGGTAACTACAGAAAACATTTTCCCCGTTATCAAAAAGTTTTTGTACAGTGATCATGAGATTTTCCTTCGTGAATTAGTATCTAATGCAGTTGACGCTACTCAGAAGCTTAAAACGCTGGCGTCTATTGGCGAATTTAAAGGTGAAGTCGGTGATTTGACAGTACGTGTGTCTTTGGGTAAGGATACGATTACCGTATCAGACCATGGAATTGGTTTAACGGCAGAAGAAATAGATAAATATATTAATCAGATTGCATTTTCGGGAGCGAATGATTTTTTGGAAAAATATAAGAATGACGCCAATGCTATTATCGGCCATTTCGGACTTGGTTTCTATTCGGCTTTCATGGTTGCCAAGAAAGTTGAAATAATTACCAAGTCACATCAGGAAGGAGCTAAAGCTGTGAAATGGACTTGTGATGGTAGTCCCGAATTTACAATTGAAGATACAGAGAAAGCGGAACGCGGTACTGACATAGTTCTTTATATAGATGATGATTGTAAGGAATTCCTTGAAGAAACACGCATATCTTCTCTTTTGAAAAAATATTGTAGCTTCCTTCCTATTCCTGTTGCATTTGGCAAGAAAAAAGAGTGGAAAGACGGTAAGCAGGTTGAAACAGAGGAGGATAACATTATTAATGATGCAAATCCGTTGTGGACACTGAAACCCAGTGAATTAAAAGACGAGGATTATAAAAAGTTCTATCGTGACCTTTATCCGATGTCCGATGAACCGTTGTTTTGGATACATCTGAATGTGGATTACCCGTTCCATCTTACAGGTATATTGTACTTTCCAAAAGTAAAGAGCAACATAGAGTTGAACAAAAACAAAATACAGCTCTATTGCAATCAGGTGTATGTAACGGACTCCGTAGAGGGCATTGTTCCAGACTTTTTGACTTTGTTGCATGGAGTACTTGATTCGCCGGATATTCCATTGAATGTTTCTCGTTCCTATTTGCAAAGTGATTCTAATGTGAAGAAAATTTCTACATACATTACAAAGAAAGTATCCGATCGCTTGCAATCTATATTCAAGAACGATCGTAAACAGTTTGAGGAGAAATGGAATGATTTGAAAATCTTTATTAATTATGGAATGCTCACTCAAGAGGATTTCTATGATAGAGCAAAAGATTTTGCCCTTCTTACCGATACTGATAACAAACATTATACTTTTGAAGAGTATAAGACTTTGATAAAAGACAATCAGACTGACAAGGATGGTAACTTGATTTATCTGTATGCCAACAATAAAGATGAGCAATACAGCTATATTGAGGCGGCCAAGAATAAGGGCTATAACGTATTGTTGATGAATGGACAGCTTGACGTTGCTATGGTAAGTATGTTGGAGCAGAAATTTGAAAAAGTACGTTTTACTCGCGTAGACAGTGATGTCATTGATAACTTGATAGTTAAAGAAGACAAGAAAAACGATGTATTGGATGCCGGTAAGCAAGAGGCTCTCTCTGCTATTTTCAAGAGTCAACTGCCGCAAATCGAAAAAACAGAGTTTAGCATAATGGCGCAATCTTTGGGGGAAAATGCATCGCCGGTGATGATTACTCAAAGTGAGTATATGCGTCGTATGAAAGAAATGGCTAATATTCAGGCCGGAATGAGTTTTTATGGTGAAATGCCGGATATGTTTAACTTGGTATTGAATGCTGATCATAAGTTAGTCAAAGAGATTCTGGATGATGAAGATAGAGAATGTACAGCAGCTATTGCACCGGTTCAGAAAGAAATGGATGATATCAACAACCGTCGTAATGAACTGAAAAAGAAACAGGAAGGCAAAAAAGATGAGGAGATTTCTACTGTTGAAAAAGATGAAGTAGACAGTTTGGACAAGAAGTGGGAAGAACTGAAAGCACAGAAAGAAAGTCTGTTTGCCAACTATGCCGCCCATAATAAAGTTGTTCGTCAATTGATTGATTTGGCTTTGCTTCAAAACGGCATGTTGAAAGGTGAGGCTTTGAATAACTTTGTTAAAAGAAGCATTGATCTGATTAAATAA
- the gyrA gene encoding DNA gyrase subunit A: MLEQDRIIKINIEEEMKSSYIDYSMSVIVSRALPDVRDGFKPVHRRILFGMMGLGNTSDKPYKKSARVVGEVLGKYHPHGDSSVYGALVRMAQPWAMRYMLVDGQGNYGSVDGDSAAAMRYTECRLQKIGEEMMQDLDKETVDMQTNFDDSLLEPTVMPTRIPNLLVNGASGIAVGMATNMPTHNLSEVIDACIAYIDNNDIDIESLMTYVKAPDFPTGGYIYGMSGVREAYLTGRGRVVMRAKAEIETTSTHDKIIVTEIPYGVNKAELIKSIADLANEKRIEGISNANDESDREGMRIVIDVKRDANASVVLNKLYKMTLLQTSFGVNNVALVHGRPRLLNLKELIKYFVEHRHDVVIRRTQYDLRKAKERAHILEGLIIASDNIDEVIKIIRAAKTPNDAISGLMERFELTEIQSRAIVEMRLRQLTGLMQDQLHAEYEEIQKQIAYLEEILVNDELCRKVIKDELIEIKDKYGDERRSEIVYSSEEFNPEDFYADDEMIITISHMGYIKRTPLSEFRAQNRGGVGSKGTETRDEDFVEHIYPATMHNTMMFFTQKGKCYWLKVYEIPEGTKNSKGRAIQNLLNIDSDDAVNAYLRVKNLNDQDFINSHYVLFCTKNGVIKKTLLEQYSRPRQNGVNAITIREDDRVIEVRMTNGNNEIIIANRNGRAIRFHENAVRVMGRTATGVRGMTLDEDGQDEVVGMICIKDPEAETIMVVSEQGYGKRSDIEDYRKTNRGGKGVKTMNITDKTGKLVTIKSVTDENDLMIINKSGITIRLKVADVRIMGRATQGVRLINLEKRNDEIGSVCKVTSETEEDIITEEDENISETPQNEVNNENEE, from the coding sequence ATGCTTGAACAAGACAGAATTATAAAGATTAACATCGAGGAGGAAATGAAGTCTTCGTACATTGACTACTCTATGTCGGTCATTGTTTCGCGTGCCCTTCCTGATGTTAGAGATGGTTTTAAACCTGTTCACCGAAGAATCCTTTTCGGTATGATGGGACTGGGAAATACGTCGGATAAACCCTATAAAAAATCTGCCAGAGTTGTTGGTGAGGTATTAGGTAAATATCACCCACATGGTGACTCTTCCGTATATGGTGCTCTCGTTCGTATGGCCCAGCCTTGGGCTATGCGCTACATGCTTGTAGACGGACAGGGTAACTATGGCTCTGTGGACGGAGACAGTGCTGCCGCCATGCGTTATACAGAATGTCGTTTGCAGAAGATTGGGGAAGAAATGATGCAGGATCTTGATAAAGAAACTGTTGATATGCAAACCAACTTCGATGACTCATTATTGGAGCCAACTGTGATGCCTACCCGTATCCCAAATCTCCTTGTAAATGGAGCTTCTGGTATTGCCGTAGGTATGGCCACAAATATGCCAACCCATAATCTATCTGAAGTGATAGATGCCTGCATTGCATATATCGATAATAATGATATTGATATTGAGTCCTTAATGACTTATGTCAAGGCTCCTGATTTCCCGACAGGAGGATATATTTATGGTATGAGTGGCGTACGCGAGGCGTATCTAACTGGTCGTGGACGTGTCGTAATGCGCGCCAAAGCAGAAATAGAGACAACCTCTACCCATGACAAGATTATCGTTACTGAAATTCCTTACGGAGTCAATAAAGCCGAATTAATCAAATCTATTGCCGATTTAGCCAATGAAAAGAGGATAGAAGGCATTTCTAATGCTAATGATGAGTCTGACCGCGAAGGTATGCGTATTGTCATCGATGTGAAACGGGACGCCAACGCCAGTGTAGTGCTGAATAAGCTCTATAAGATGACATTATTACAGACTTCTTTTGGTGTAAACAATGTGGCGCTAGTACATGGTCGTCCTCGTTTATTGAACCTGAAAGAGCTTATTAAATACTTCGTAGAACATCGCCATGACGTGGTTATTCGCCGCACTCAATATGATTTACGTAAAGCTAAAGAGCGTGCTCATATCTTAGAAGGTTTGATTATCGCATCAGACAATATTGATGAAGTAATCAAAATTATTCGTGCAGCAAAGACTCCGAATGATGCGATCAGCGGTTTGATGGAACGTTTCGAACTGACAGAAATCCAATCACGTGCCATTGTAGAAATGCGTCTGCGCCAATTGACCGGCCTTATGCAAGACCAACTTCATGCTGAGTATGAAGAAATCCAAAAACAGATTGCCTATTTGGAAGAAATCCTTGTCAACGATGAACTTTGCCGTAAAGTTATCAAAGACGAATTAATCGAGATCAAAGATAAATATGGTGACGAACGTCGCTCTGAAATTGTTTATTCATCTGAAGAATTCAATCCGGAAGATTTCTATGCAGACGACGAAATGATTATTACCATTTCTCATATGGGATATATCAAACGTACTCCATTAAGCGAGTTCCGAGCTCAAAATCGAGGCGGAGTAGGCTCTAAGGGAACAGAAACACGCGATGAAGACTTTGTGGAACATATCTATCCCGCAACAATGCACAATACCATGATGTTCTTCACGCAGAAAGGTAAGTGTTATTGGCTAAAAGTGTATGAGATACCTGAAGGTACAAAGAATTCTAAAGGGCGTGCCATTCAGAATCTATTGAATATTGATTCTGACGATGCTGTAAACGCATATCTACGCGTGAAAAACTTGAATGACCAAGACTTCATCAATAGTCATTACGTATTGTTCTGTACCAAGAATGGCGTTATTAAGAAAACATTACTTGAACAATATTCTCGTCCTCGTCAAAATGGTGTCAATGCCATTACTATTCGTGAAGATGATCGTGTTATCGAAGTACGTATGACTAATGGTAATAATGAAATTATCATCGCCAATCGCAACGGGCGTGCTATTCGTTTCCACGAGAATGCCGTACGTGTAATGGGACGTACAGCTACCGGCGTACGTGGTATGACACTTGATGAAGACGGACAAGATGAAGTAGTTGGAATGATCTGTATCAAAGATCCTGAAGCTGAAACAATTATGGTGGTATCAGAACAAGGATATGGTAAACGTTCTGACATTGAAGATTATCGCAAAACAAACCGAGGCGGTAAAGGTGTAAAAACCATGAATATAACTGATAAAACGGGCAAATTGGTGACCATCAAGTCTGTTACAGATGAAAATGATTTAATGATCATCAATAAATCCGGAATTACCATTCGTCTGAAAGTTGCCGATGTTCGTATTATGGGACGTGCCACACAAGGAGTACGACTGATTAATCTTGAGAAACGTAATGATGAAATTGGTTCTGTATGTAAAGTGACTTCAGAAACCGAAGAGGATATCATCACAGAAGAAGATGAAAATATTTCAGAAACTCCTCAGAATGAAGTAAATAATGAAAATGAAGAATAG
- a CDS encoding major capsid protein: MANIMSLKSIRNKPSRNGFDLSFKKNFTAKAGELLPVMVKEVLPGDTFKINLKAFTRTQPVNTAAFARIREYYDFFFVPYDLLWNKANTVLTQMYDNPQHAVSIDPTRNFVLSGEMPYMTSEAIASYINALSTASALADYKSNYFGYNRSKSSVKLLEYLGYGNYESFLTDDWNTAPLMANLNHNIFGLLAYQKIYSDFYRDSQWERVSPSTFNVDYLDGSSMNLDNAYSTEFYQNYNFFDLRYCNWQKDLFHGVLPHQQYGETAVASITPDVTGKLTLSNFSTVGTSPTTASGTATKNLPAFDTVGDLSILVLRQAEFLQKWKEITQSGNKDYKDQLEKHWGVSVGDGFSELCTYLGGVSSSIDINEVINTNITGSAAADIAGKGVGVANGEINFNSNGRYGLIMCIYHCLPLLDYTTDMLDPAFLKVNSTDYAIPEFDRVGMQSMPLVQLMNPLRSFANASGLVLGYVPRYIDYKTSVDQSVGGFKRTLNSWVISYGNISVLKQVTLPNDAPPIEPSEPVPSVAPMNFTFFKVNPDCLDPIFAVQAGDDTNTDQFLCSSFFDIKAVRNLDTDGLPY; encoded by the coding sequence ATGGCAAATATTATGTCTCTAAAGTCCATACGTAATAAACCTTCGCGTAATGGATTTGATTTGTCCTTTAAGAAAAATTTTACTGCTAAGGCTGGAGAACTTCTTCCAGTTATGGTGAAAGAAGTTTTACCTGGTGATACCTTTAAAATTAATCTTAAGGCGTTCACTCGTACTCAACCTGTTAATACTGCCGCGTTCGCGCGTATTAGAGAGTATTATGATTTTTTCTTTGTTCCTTATGACTTATTATGGAATAAGGCTAATACAGTGTTAACACAAATGTATGATAACCCTCAACATGCTGTGTCTATTGATCCTACAAGAAATTTTGTTTTGAGTGGTGAGATGCCTTATATGACTTCGGAGGCAATTGCTTCTTATATTAATGCTCTTAGTACTGCTTCTGCTTTAGCTGATTATAAATCTAATTATTTTGGCTATAATCGTTCAAAATCTTCTGTAAAGTTGTTGGAGTATCTTGGTTATGGTAATTATGAATCATTTTTGACTGATGATTGGAATACTGCGCCTTTAATGGCTAATTTAAATCATAATATTTTTGGTTTGCTTGCTTATCAGAAAATATATTCAGATTTCTATCGTGATAGTCAATGGGAAAGAGTTTCTCCTTCTACTTTTAACGTTGACTATTTGGACGGTTCTTCAATGAATCTTGATAATGCTTATTCTACTGAATTTTATCAGAACTATAATTTTTTTGATTTGCGTTATTGTAATTGGCAAAAAGACTTGTTCCATGGCGTTCTTCCACATCAACAATATGGTGAAACGGCTGTTGCTTCGATTACTCCGGATGTAACTGGTAAGCTTACGTTGTCTAACTTTTCAACCGTTGGTACTTCTCCTACTACTGCGTCTGGTACGGCTACTAAGAACTTACCTGCTTTTGATACTGTTGGCGACCTCTCCATATTGGTTCTTCGTCAAGCAGAATTCTTACAGAAATGGAAAGAGATTACCCAATCAGGTAATAAGGATTATAAAGACCAGTTAGAGAAACACTGGGGTGTTTCTGTTGGTGACGGTTTTTCTGAATTATGTACCTATCTTGGTGGTGTTTCTTCCTCTATTGATATTAACGAAGTCATTAATACTAATATTACAGGAAGTGCTGCTGCTGATATTGCTGGTAAAGGTGTTGGTGTTGCGAATGGTGAGATTAATTTTAATAGTAATGGTCGCTATGGTTTGATTATGTGTATTTATCATTGTCTTCCTTTGCTTGACTATACTACCGATATGCTTGATCCTGCATTCTTGAAAGTAAATTCAACTGATTATGCTATTCCTGAATTTGACCGAGTAGGTATGCAGTCTATGCCGCTGGTTCAGCTTATGAACCCATTGCGTTCGTTTGCTAATGCTTCTGGATTGGTTCTTGGTTATGTACCTCGTTATATTGATTATAAAACATCAGTAGATCAGTCAGTTGGTGGTTTTAAGCGTACGTTGAATTCTTGGGTAATATCTTATGGTAATATTTCTGTTTTGAAACAGGTTACTCTTCCTAATGATGCTCCGCCTATTGAGCCGTCTGAACCTGTTCCCTCTGTTGCTCCTATGAATTTTACATTCTTTAAAGTTAATCCTGATTGTCTTGATCCTATATTTGCTGTCCAGGCTGGTGATGATACAAATACAGACCAGTTTTTGTGTAGTTCATTTTTTGATATTAAAGCTGTCCGTAATCTTGATACTGACGGTTTGCCTTATTAA